One genomic segment of Besnoitia besnoiti strain Bb-Ger1 chromosome VII, whole genome shotgun sequence includes these proteins:
- a CDS encoding hypothetical protein (encoded by transcript BESB_076300) — translation MEDDRSERGSSRGSRAGGRAPEMTGAEAKEAKERWGSYLFTFNISFVPSALAGKTLYVSNLPVHMTTADVRRIFEEVGDIRDCRIVSNPVTRESRGFAFVSFRDPSKISIAIEKLDGKVFPGDATKPLKVERAKRNRPHQPTPGYYKGPPGASVKYDKSGRLRPGFLPYYAVAPGASREFVPPGTRPLRARTRDSRAGAASAHARENGRCASRSPSRGRNGCGWLEFPPGAYAAGSRVDRDEALGGGGAGGGLGGAFPPHAPPHFGSLVASGRAGGQMPPGAGVLAGLGRSPLAPRRTDRARDARDARLPAFFGYGDGFPPLVSPPLLYGYYPEFGEPMMLHRDRDRDRVWSRGGAWACDGSGGYPREEDRPRDRRRDARGDEPYYDRRAGLPAGGYYDVKPEEDSAGRRSDYYRGSPTRYDADGGCRDKVTRDRSRSRDRDHGGRERWLSVSPSPRYRRSSRR, via the exons ATGGAAGACGACAGGAGCGAACGCGGCTCGagccgaggaagccgcgccggggggagggcgccggAGATGACCGGAGccgaagcgaaggaggcgaaggagcga TGGGGCTCATATCTCTTCACTTTCAATATTTCTTTTGTTCCTTCTGCTCTCGCAGGTAAAACACTCTACGTCTCGAACCTGCCAGTGCACATGACCACGGCGGACGTTCGGCGTATATTCGAAGAAGTCGGCGACATTCGCGATTGCAGAATCGTCAGCAATCCCGTCACGCG AGAGTCTCGGGGCTTTGCGTTCGTTTCCTTCCGCGATCCGTCGAAGATCTCGATTGCGATTGAGAAGCTCGACGGCAAGGTGTTCCCGGGTGATGCAACCAAGCCTCTCAAAGTGGAGCGTGCGAAGCGCAATCGCCCTCACCAGCCGACGCCTGGATACTACAAAGGCCCCCCAG gcgcgagcgtgAAGTATGACAAGTctgggcgcctgcgcccaggGTTTCTTCCCTACtacgccgtcgcgccgggagcctcgcgcgagttCGTTCCTCCCGGCACGCGtcccctgcgcgcgcgcaccCGCGACTCtcgagcaggcgccgcgtctgctcaCGCGCGGGAGAacgggcgctgcgcgtcgcgctcgccgagtcGCGGCCGCAACGGCTGCGGCTGGCTGGAGTTCCCCCCCGGCGCGTACGCGGCAGGCTCGCGTGTGGatcgcgacgaggcgctgggcggcggaggcgccggaggcggtcTGGGGGGGGCGTTTCcaccgcacgcgccgccgcacttTGGGTCACTGGTCGCCTCGGGGCGCGCCGGGGGGCAGATGCcccccggcgcgggcgtcctcGCGGGTTTGGGGCGCAGTccgctggcgcctcgccgcactGACCGCGCAAGGGACGCGCGTGACGCGCGACTCCCCGCCTTCTTTGGCTACGGCGACGGCTTTCCGCCGCTTGTCTCCCCGCCGCTGCTCTACGGCTACTACCCCGAGTTCGGCGAGCCGATGATGCtgcacagagacagagatcGCGACCGCGTGTGGAGTCGCGGGGGTGCGTGGGCGTGCGACGGGTCGGGCGGCTACCCGCGCGAAGAGGATCGCCCTCGagaccgccgcagagacgcccgaGGCGACGAGCCCTACTAcgacagacgcgccggcCTTCCGGCAGGCGGTTACTACGACGTAAAACCCGAGGAGGACTC ggctgggcggcgcagcgactactaccgcggctcgccgacgcgctaCGACGCGGATGGCGGCTGCCGAGACAAAGTGACACGCGACAGATCGCGTTC ccgcgaccgcgaccatggcggccgagagcggtggctgtctgtctctccctcgccccgctaccgccgcagctcgcgccggTGA